In Nocardioides sp. JS614, the sequence CGCCGGGATCGCATGGCAGGCAGCCTGCTGGCCCGTCGCCTTGCGCTCCAGCGTCGGGTACTCGACCTTGCAGATGTCCATCGCGATCGGGCACCGCGGGTGGTAGTGGCAGCCCGAGGGCCGGTTGATCGCACTGGGCACCTCACCCAGGGGAGCCGCCACAGTCTTGCGCTGACGAGGGTCCGGCTTGGGAGCCGCGGTGAACAGCGCCTTGGTGTACGGGTGCTGTGGCGACCGCTCGAGCTCGATCCTGGTTCCCACCTCGACGATGCGGCCGAGGTACATGACCGCGACGTGGTCGGCGATGTAGGAGACGACCGAGAGGTCGTGGCTGATGAACATCAGCGTCAGGCCGAGCTCGTCCTTGAGGTCGGTGAGCAGGTTCATCACCTGGGCGCGGACACTCACGTCCAGGCTCGCGGTCGGCTCGTCAGCGACCAGGAACTCGGGACCGGTCGCGAGCGCTCGCGCGACGCCGACGCGCTGCAGCTGGCCGCCGCTCACCTCGTGGGGGAAGCGGTAGAGGAAGTCGCGGTTCAGGCCCACGAGCTCGAGCAGCTCGGTCGCGCGGGTCCGGCGCGACGCCGCGTCCCCGATGTCGTGGACCCGCAGCGGCTCGGCGATGATGTCGATGAGCCGGTTGCGCCGGTTCACCGAGGAGTACGGGTTCTGGAAGATCATCTGCATGTGGCGGCGCTGGCGGCGCAACTCCTCGCCGGACATGGACGTGACGTCCTTGCCCGCGAGCGAGATCGTGCCGGAGGTCGGCTCCTCGAGCCGAAGGATCGTCCGGCCCATGGTCGACTTGCCCGACCCGCTCTCACCGATGACGGCCAGCGTCTCCCGCGGCAGGATGTCGAGGGTCACGCCGTCGAGGGCGTGGACGACCTCGCCCTTGCCCCGCAAGCGCTTGACCAGTCCTCCGCCCACCGGGAAGTGGGTCTTCAGCTCCGTCACCGACACGATCGGCGTCGGCGTCGGTCTGGCGCCGCGGTCCGTCGCGGCGGGGCCGCGGGTGGGACTGCTCATACCGATGCCCTCCTAGCGAGCGCGGGTTCGGCGACGAGGTGGCAGGCGGCCACACCCCCACCGTCGGTGGTGGTGGGCGCCAGCGTCGGCTTGACGGTGTCGCAGACCTCGCCCAGATAGCGGTCGCAGCGGGCTGCGAACGCGCAGCCGGGGACCTTCTCGTCCAGGCCCGGGACCGCACCCCGCATGGCGTAGAGCCGCTGGCCATCGTGCGG encodes:
- a CDS encoding ABC transporter ATP-binding protein, with translation MSSPTRGPAATDRGARPTPTPIVSVTELKTHFPVGGGLVKRLRGKGEVVHALDGVTLDILPRETLAVIGESGSGKSTMGRTILRLEEPTSGTISLAGKDVTSMSGEELRRQRRHMQMIFQNPYSSVNRRNRLIDIIAEPLRVHDIGDAASRRTRATELLELVGLNRDFLYRFPHEVSGGQLQRVGVARALATGPEFLVADEPTASLDVSVRAQVMNLLTDLKDELGLTLMFISHDLSVVSYIADHVAVMYLGRIVEVGTRIELERSPQHPYTKALFTAAPKPDPRQRKTVAAPLGEVPSAINRPSGCHYHPRCPIAMDICKVEYPTLERKATGQQAACHAIPAAPPSAGATALPVVDR